The Oscarella lobularis chromosome 12, ooOscLobu1.1, whole genome shotgun sequence genome window below encodes:
- the LOC136193739 gene encoding death-associated protein kinase 1-like isoform X1 yields the protein MASFFSSLKEVFMTRLRASPLKKISSVIEQLTEIIEKRNEDDLWSFLSTQKGFRSEQFYADLSLLHYVAGREFETSEEADAWLSCALEQRNQDIENNSSGIGLRPLHCACEWGNIFGVEWLVSHGANVNVKSVAGRRTPFSYACASSIDTMKKMRYLEEHGCILSQSDIVWAAENKFSSSEKANEIFHYLVNVKELRVKTIETMVFKNTPLHRACSVGSIYGVKWLVEHNASINSVNKEGATPFMLACHSSIDRSLKVRYLGRNSADFGAKDSYLGRTALFYATRPLKCEDDAKDVLRYLVLEKGIDINFDNEKGMSPLLYACDKHPSFFIIQQLIELGADVSARDKNQQNALHMAAKSHSIDKSVIDLLVEKGVDVTCQDRYGNTPYQVAHNGEMRALLRQHYDTARFSVLQQREMVRPDSIKVCVIGSEMAGKTTLVNSLLQLNQPPPKEDDRTPGVEIHYCTIPKVGKGSTWDFGAQPTFHSAHGLFFQQSNTLFCLVIPIRERKEMTSESVLRLLEKGRFWCAFSKAALRRLLPHLTSLIRLVVIFNLIGFHDEMRINVSIRLDEVVENLRKDFEDTFEISHVIKMDCSKSQSRCMDSCRKILKQIREEMLREADDVPKLCHAIEEYLSLPDDKRKKKPLAYFLTADEFENWVANDVGIKLSEEEKKVAVEYLDSSGIIINLGRRICIRPLWLCRNVIGPLLASHNFVFGLPCENSGKASKKDMGSALRLFENYLTKKGTPSPFVVTVDEAIKVLIELDLCIQVKGMDGVYQINALLSDEVPNDAWGEQSTMDVYRGQRYECNRSVDIISPSAFAVFQSRCSRLPNTSYVAWKDGVKLVRIVGDKKIESLIEYGIKKEHCCIDIILRWSSKSTDHEVAKRFLFELKAMIATACDERSPGVILNWFYLDSSHLRRLDEDPAMYSYSEVDQKLNDEALNHILFSSRPEKRNNCRVRDLVITEVEKDSSEPVVFSASPVEARIDTGSFPSDDEIVTDNLMRACAAVKASKWEDIGVLLGISSDDLDEIRDSTPSKVSRMFKVLESWKKQDPSPTVGKLLARSKQVGVSRRAIVAKYEELYGRLNAADLPCFVTHIFNIDFNLNISSLE from the exons ATGgcttcgttcttctcttcgctgaAGGAAGTCTTCATGACGCGACTA CGAGCATCGCCTTTGAAAAAGATATCGTCCGTGATCGAGCAATTGACCGAGATAatcgagaagagaaatgaGGATGATTTGtggagttttctttctactcAAAAGGGTTTTAGATCGGAGCAG TTCTACGCCGACCTTTCATTGCTTCACTatgtggcgggaagagagtttgaaACGTCGGAGGAAGCCGATGCTTGGCTCAGTTGTGCGCTCGAGCAAAGAAATCAGGACATTGAAAACAACTCATCAGGG ATTggactccgcccacttcactgtgcTTGTgagtggggaaatatttttggcgttgaatggctcgtcagtcACGGTGCCAATGTCAATGTGAAAAGCGTCGCT GGTCGACGTACGCCATTTTCGTATGCCTGTGCAAGTTCCAttgacacaatgaagaaaatgcgctATCTCGAAGAGCATGGCTGCATTTTATCACAATCTGATATT GTTTGGGCtgctgaaaataaattttcgtcatctgaaaAGGCgaacgagatttttcattATCTTGTCAATGTAAAGGAACTGCGTGTCAAAACTATTGAAACGATGGTG TTTAAGAACACCCCTCTGCATCGTGCCTGCTCGGTTGGAAGCATTTATGGAGTTAAATGGCTCGTGGAACACAACGCTAGCATTAATAGCGTCAACAAG GAGGGCGCGACGCCTTTTATGTTGGCGTGTCATAGTTCCATCGATCGATCATTGAAGGTTCGCTACTTGGGGCGAAACAGCGCTGACTTTGGAGCAAAAGATAGCTAC CTTGGGaggacggctttgttttatgcAACACGCCCCTTAAAGTGTGAAGACGATGCaaaagatgttcttcgatatcttgtccttgagaaaggcattgatatAAACTTTGATAATGAG AAGGGAATGTCACCCTTGTTGTACGCATGTGATAAACATCCctctttcttcatcattcagcaactaattgaGTTAGGAGCTGATGTTTCTGCCAGAGATAAG AACCAACAAAATGCCTTGCATATGGCTGCGAAGAGCCATTCAATAGACAAGtcagttattgatttattagtGGAGAAGggtgttgacgtcacatgcCAAGACAGG TACGGAAACACGCCTTATCAGGTGGCACATAATGGTGAAATGagagctcttcttcgacagcattac GACACAgctcgattttccgttcttcaacAACGAGAAATGGTTCGTCCGGATTCGATCAAAGTCTGCGTAATTGGCAGcgaaatggcgggaaaaacgacgttagTGAATTCCCTTCTGCAACTCAACCAACCTCCACccaaagaagacgatcgtaCTCCTGGCGTTGAAATTCACTATTGCACAATTCCAAAAGTTGGCAAGGGATCAACGTGGGACTTTGGTGCCCAACCGACATTCCACAGTGCGCACGGTCTCTTTTTTCAACAGTCCAATACTTTGTTCTGTCTCGTCATTCCAATtcgagaaagaaaggaaatgacTTCAGAATcggttcttcgtcttctagaAAAGGGGCGATTCTGGTGTGCGTTTTCTAAGGCAGCGTTGAGAAGGCTTCTACCTCacttgacgtcacttatCCGCCTCGTCGTGATTTTTAATCTTATTGGTTTCCATGACGAAATGAGAATCAACGTCAGTATCAGGCTCGatgaagtcgtcgaaaatctTCGGAAAGATTTTGAAGATACGTTTGAAATTTCTCACGTTATCAAAATGGATTGCAGTAAAAGCCAATCACGTTGCATGGATAGCTGCCGAAAAATACTGAAACAAATTCGTGAAGAAATGCTCAGG gaaGCAGATGATGTTCCCAAACTTTGCCACGCGATTGAGGagtatctttctcttcctgacgacaagagaaagaagaagccaTTGGCCTATTTCCTGACGGCTGATGAATTTGAGAATTGGGTTGCTAATGACGTCGGCATAAAATTGtctgaggaagagaagaaagtggCAGTTGAATATCTTGACTCGTCCGGAATA ATTATTAATCTgggtcgtcgaatttgtaTTCGACCTCTCTGGCTTTGTCGCAACGTGATTGgtcctcttctcgcttcgCATAATTTTGTATTTGGCCTGCCTTGTGAAAACTCCGGCAAGGCGTCCAAAAAAGACATGGGATCAGCTCTGCGACTATTTGAAAATTATCTTACAAAAAAGGGCACGCCGTCTCCGTTTGTCGTGACAGTAGACGAAGCAATTAAAGTTCTTATCGAACTCGATTTGTGCATTCAAGTGAAAGGAATGGACGGAGTGTATCAGATTAATGCTCTTCTTAGTGATGAAGTTCCTAATGATGCTTGGGGTGAACAGTCGACGATGGACGTGTATCGTGGACAACGTTACGAATGCAACCGTTCCGTTGAcatcatctcgccgtcggcATTTGCCGTCTTCCAATCGCGGTGCTCTCGTCTTCCGAATACAAGTTACGTGGCGTGGAAAGACGGGGTCAAATTGGTTAGGATCGTCGgagacaaaaaaatcgaaagtcTCATTGAATATGgaataaaaaaagagcacTGTTGCATTGACATTATACTTCGCTGGTCAAGCAAAAGCACTGATCATGAAGTGGCAAAGCGGTTTCTATTCGAGCTAAAGGCGATGATCGCCACGGCTTGCGATGAAAGGAGCCCGGGAGTTATTCTAAACTGGTTCTATTTGGACAGTTCTCATCTCCGACGACTTGACGAAGATCCGGCTATGTACTCGTACAGTGAAGTGGATCAGAAGCTCAACGACGAAGCTCTTAATCACATCCTGTTTTCAAGTCGACCAGAGAAGCGTAATAATTGTCGTGTCCGAGACTTGGTGATCACTGAAGTTGAAAAGGATTCGTCAGAG CCTGTGGTCTTTTCTGCAAGTCCCGTTGAAGCTAGAATCGATACTG GCTCATTTCCTTCTGACGATGAAATCGTAACAGATAATTTAATGAGAGCATGCGCTGCCGTCAAAGCGTCCAAATGGGAAGACATCGGTGTTCTTCTTGGAATTTCTTCTGATGATCTCGATGAGATTCGTGACTCTACTCCCAGTAAGGTCTCTCGTATGTTCAAGGTGCTTGAGTCATGGAAAAAGCAAGACCCTTCGCCGACGGTAGGCAAGCTTTTAGCGCGGTCTAAGCAGGTTGGCGTCAGCCGAAGAGCTATCGTTGCGAAATATGAAGAGCTTTATGGTC GTTTGAACGCTGCAGATCTTCCTTGTTTCGTTACACACATATTTAATATAGATTTCAATTTAAATATATCGTCACTTGAGTAA
- the LOC136193739 gene encoding death-associated protein kinase 1-like isoform X2: MASFFSSLKEVFMTRLISSVIEQLTEIIEKRNEDDLWSFLSTQKGFRSEQFYADLSLLHYVAGREFETSEEADAWLSCALEQRNQDIENNSSGIGLRPLHCACEWGNIFGVEWLVSHGANVNVKSVAGRRTPFSYACASSIDTMKKMRYLEEHGCILSQSDIVWAAENKFSSSEKANEIFHYLVNVKELRVKTIETMVFKNTPLHRACSVGSIYGVKWLVEHNASINSVNKEGATPFMLACHSSIDRSLKVRYLGRNSADFGAKDSYLGRTALFYATRPLKCEDDAKDVLRYLVLEKGIDINFDNEKGMSPLLYACDKHPSFFIIQQLIELGADVSARDKNQQNALHMAAKSHSIDKSVIDLLVEKGVDVTCQDRYGNTPYQVAHNGEMRALLRQHYDTARFSVLQQREMVRPDSIKVCVIGSEMAGKTTLVNSLLQLNQPPPKEDDRTPGVEIHYCTIPKVGKGSTWDFGAQPTFHSAHGLFFQQSNTLFCLVIPIRERKEMTSESVLRLLEKGRFWCAFSKAALRRLLPHLTSLIRLVVIFNLIGFHDEMRINVSIRLDEVVENLRKDFEDTFEISHVIKMDCSKSQSRCMDSCRKILKQIREEMLREADDVPKLCHAIEEYLSLPDDKRKKKPLAYFLTADEFENWVANDVGIKLSEEEKKVAVEYLDSSGIIINLGRRICIRPLWLCRNVIGPLLASHNFVFGLPCENSGKASKKDMGSALRLFENYLTKKGTPSPFVVTVDEAIKVLIELDLCIQVKGMDGVYQINALLSDEVPNDAWGEQSTMDVYRGQRYECNRSVDIISPSAFAVFQSRCSRLPNTSYVAWKDGVKLVRIVGDKKIESLIEYGIKKEHCCIDIILRWSSKSTDHEVAKRFLFELKAMIATACDERSPGVILNWFYLDSSHLRRLDEDPAMYSYSEVDQKLNDEALNHILFSSRPEKRNNCRVRDLVITEVEKDSSEPVVFSASPVEARIDTGSFPSDDEIVTDNLMRACAAVKASKWEDIGVLLGISSDDLDEIRDSTPSKVSRMFKVLESWKKQDPSPTVGKLLARSKQVGVSRRAIVAKYEELYGRLNAADLPCFVTHIFNIDFNLNISSLE; encoded by the exons ATGgcttcgttcttctcttcgctgaAGGAAGTCTTCATGACGCGACTA ATATCGTCCGTGATCGAGCAATTGACCGAGATAatcgagaagagaaatgaGGATGATTTGtggagttttctttctactcAAAAGGGTTTTAGATCGGAGCAG TTCTACGCCGACCTTTCATTGCTTCACTatgtggcgggaagagagtttgaaACGTCGGAGGAAGCCGATGCTTGGCTCAGTTGTGCGCTCGAGCAAAGAAATCAGGACATTGAAAACAACTCATCAGGG ATTggactccgcccacttcactgtgcTTGTgagtggggaaatatttttggcgttgaatggctcgtcagtcACGGTGCCAATGTCAATGTGAAAAGCGTCGCT GGTCGACGTACGCCATTTTCGTATGCCTGTGCAAGTTCCAttgacacaatgaagaaaatgcgctATCTCGAAGAGCATGGCTGCATTTTATCACAATCTGATATT GTTTGGGCtgctgaaaataaattttcgtcatctgaaaAGGCgaacgagatttttcattATCTTGTCAATGTAAAGGAACTGCGTGTCAAAACTATTGAAACGATGGTG TTTAAGAACACCCCTCTGCATCGTGCCTGCTCGGTTGGAAGCATTTATGGAGTTAAATGGCTCGTGGAACACAACGCTAGCATTAATAGCGTCAACAAG GAGGGCGCGACGCCTTTTATGTTGGCGTGTCATAGTTCCATCGATCGATCATTGAAGGTTCGCTACTTGGGGCGAAACAGCGCTGACTTTGGAGCAAAAGATAGCTAC CTTGGGaggacggctttgttttatgcAACACGCCCCTTAAAGTGTGAAGACGATGCaaaagatgttcttcgatatcttgtccttgagaaaggcattgatatAAACTTTGATAATGAG AAGGGAATGTCACCCTTGTTGTACGCATGTGATAAACATCCctctttcttcatcattcagcaactaattgaGTTAGGAGCTGATGTTTCTGCCAGAGATAAG AACCAACAAAATGCCTTGCATATGGCTGCGAAGAGCCATTCAATAGACAAGtcagttattgatttattagtGGAGAAGggtgttgacgtcacatgcCAAGACAGG TACGGAAACACGCCTTATCAGGTGGCACATAATGGTGAAATGagagctcttcttcgacagcattac GACACAgctcgattttccgttcttcaacAACGAGAAATGGTTCGTCCGGATTCGATCAAAGTCTGCGTAATTGGCAGcgaaatggcgggaaaaacgacgttagTGAATTCCCTTCTGCAACTCAACCAACCTCCACccaaagaagacgatcgtaCTCCTGGCGTTGAAATTCACTATTGCACAATTCCAAAAGTTGGCAAGGGATCAACGTGGGACTTTGGTGCCCAACCGACATTCCACAGTGCGCACGGTCTCTTTTTTCAACAGTCCAATACTTTGTTCTGTCTCGTCATTCCAATtcgagaaagaaaggaaatgacTTCAGAATcggttcttcgtcttctagaAAAGGGGCGATTCTGGTGTGCGTTTTCTAAGGCAGCGTTGAGAAGGCTTCTACCTCacttgacgtcacttatCCGCCTCGTCGTGATTTTTAATCTTATTGGTTTCCATGACGAAATGAGAATCAACGTCAGTATCAGGCTCGatgaagtcgtcgaaaatctTCGGAAAGATTTTGAAGATACGTTTGAAATTTCTCACGTTATCAAAATGGATTGCAGTAAAAGCCAATCACGTTGCATGGATAGCTGCCGAAAAATACTGAAACAAATTCGTGAAGAAATGCTCAGG gaaGCAGATGATGTTCCCAAACTTTGCCACGCGATTGAGGagtatctttctcttcctgacgacaagagaaagaagaagccaTTGGCCTATTTCCTGACGGCTGATGAATTTGAGAATTGGGTTGCTAATGACGTCGGCATAAAATTGtctgaggaagagaagaaagtggCAGTTGAATATCTTGACTCGTCCGGAATA ATTATTAATCTgggtcgtcgaatttgtaTTCGACCTCTCTGGCTTTGTCGCAACGTGATTGgtcctcttctcgcttcgCATAATTTTGTATTTGGCCTGCCTTGTGAAAACTCCGGCAAGGCGTCCAAAAAAGACATGGGATCAGCTCTGCGACTATTTGAAAATTATCTTACAAAAAAGGGCACGCCGTCTCCGTTTGTCGTGACAGTAGACGAAGCAATTAAAGTTCTTATCGAACTCGATTTGTGCATTCAAGTGAAAGGAATGGACGGAGTGTATCAGATTAATGCTCTTCTTAGTGATGAAGTTCCTAATGATGCTTGGGGTGAACAGTCGACGATGGACGTGTATCGTGGACAACGTTACGAATGCAACCGTTCCGTTGAcatcatctcgccgtcggcATTTGCCGTCTTCCAATCGCGGTGCTCTCGTCTTCCGAATACAAGTTACGTGGCGTGGAAAGACGGGGTCAAATTGGTTAGGATCGTCGgagacaaaaaaatcgaaagtcTCATTGAATATGgaataaaaaaagagcacTGTTGCATTGACATTATACTTCGCTGGTCAAGCAAAAGCACTGATCATGAAGTGGCAAAGCGGTTTCTATTCGAGCTAAAGGCGATGATCGCCACGGCTTGCGATGAAAGGAGCCCGGGAGTTATTCTAAACTGGTTCTATTTGGACAGTTCTCATCTCCGACGACTTGACGAAGATCCGGCTATGTACTCGTACAGTGAAGTGGATCAGAAGCTCAACGACGAAGCTCTTAATCACATCCTGTTTTCAAGTCGACCAGAGAAGCGTAATAATTGTCGTGTCCGAGACTTGGTGATCACTGAAGTTGAAAAGGATTCGTCAGAG CCTGTGGTCTTTTCTGCAAGTCCCGTTGAAGCTAGAATCGATACTG GCTCATTTCCTTCTGACGATGAAATCGTAACAGATAATTTAATGAGAGCATGCGCTGCCGTCAAAGCGTCCAAATGGGAAGACATCGGTGTTCTTCTTGGAATTTCTTCTGATGATCTCGATGAGATTCGTGACTCTACTCCCAGTAAGGTCTCTCGTATGTTCAAGGTGCTTGAGTCATGGAAAAAGCAAGACCCTTCGCCGACGGTAGGCAAGCTTTTAGCGCGGTCTAAGCAGGTTGGCGTCAGCCGAAGAGCTATCGTTGCGAAATATGAAGAGCTTTATGGTC GTTTGAACGCTGCAGATCTTCCTTGTTTCGTTACACACATATTTAATATAGATTTCAATTTAAATATATCGTCACTTGAGTAA